The Roseiconus lacunae genome has a segment encoding these proteins:
- the nqrE gene encoding NADH:ubiquinone reductase (Na(+)-transporting) subunit E → MIETHLSILLKAIFVENLALAFFLGMCTFLAISKNVKTAIGLGIAVIVIEAITVPANQLIYSLLLKKGALTWLNGFVSTETIDFATVDLSFLGFISFIGVIAAMVQILEMFLDKFVPSLYNTLGIFLPLITVNCAILGASLFMQERSYTFAQSCTYGVGCGIGWALAIAALAGIREKMKYSDVPPPLRGLGITFITVGLMALAFMSFSGIQL, encoded by the coding sequence GTGATCGAAACACACCTCAGCATTTTGCTGAAAGCCATCTTCGTCGAAAACTTGGCACTCGCATTCTTTCTCGGAATGTGCACGTTCTTGGCAATCAGCAAGAACGTCAAGACAGCCATCGGCCTCGGCATCGCCGTGATCGTGATCGAAGCGATCACCGTCCCGGCGAACCAGTTGATCTACTCGTTGCTGCTCAAGAAAGGCGCGCTGACTTGGCTGAACGGATTCGTGTCGACGGAAACGATTGACTTTGCCACCGTCGATCTGAGCTTTCTGGGATTCATTAGCTTCATCGGCGTGATCGCGGCGATGGTCCAAATCCTGGAAATGTTCTTGGACAAGTTCGTCCCATCGCTTTACAACACGCTGGGAATCTTTTTGCCGCTTATCACGGTGAACTGTGCGATCTTAGGTGCGTCACTGTTCATGCAGGAACGCAGCTACACCTTTGCCCAATCGTGCACTTATGGTGTCGGCTGCGGGATCGGCTGGGCCCTCGCGATCGCGGCACTGGCCGGTATCCGAGAAAAAATGAAATATAGCGATGTTCCACCCCCGCTTCGCGGTTTGGGCATCACATTTATCACGGTTGGGTTAATGGCGCTTGCGTTTATGTCCTTCAGCGGAATCCAGTTGTAA
- a CDS encoding NADH:ubiquinone reductase (Na(+)-transporting) subunit D, with the protein MAEPQAKKVVLDPLIDNNPIALQILGICSALAVTTKLETSIVMAIAVILVTAFSNLAVSAIRSFIPSSIRIIVQMTVIASLVIVVDQVLKAFLFDISKQLSVFVGLIITNCIVMGRAEGFAMKNKPGVSFLDGVGNGLGYGLVLLFVAVFRELFGSGTLFGYEILALDRNGGWYNPNNLMLLPPSAFFLIGLLIWIIRAYKPEQIEEA; encoded by the coding sequence ATGGCAGAACCACAAGCGAAAAAGGTCGTGCTCGATCCGTTGATCGACAACAATCCGATCGCCCTACAGATCCTCGGGATTTGTAGTGCCTTGGCGGTCACGACCAAGTTAGAAACCTCAATCGTGATGGCGATCGCCGTGATCCTGGTCACGGCATTCAGCAACTTGGCTGTCAGTGCCATCCGATCATTCATCCCCAGCAGCATCCGGATTATCGTCCAGATGACCGTGATCGCGTCGCTGGTAATCGTCGTCGACCAAGTCCTCAAGGCGTTCTTGTTCGACATCAGCAAACAGCTTAGCGTCTTCGTCGGTTTGATCATCACCAACTGTATTGTGATGGGACGTGCCGAAGGCTTCGCGATGAAAAACAAACCGGGCGTCAGTTTCCTCGACGGTGTCGGCAATGGCCTAGGTTACGGCTTGGTCTTGCTGTTCGTCGCGGTCTTCCGTGAATTGTTCGGCAGCGGCACGCTGTTCGGCTACGAAATCCTGGCACTCGATCGTAACGGTGGTTGGTACAACCCCAACAACCTGATGCTCTTGCCGCCGAGCGCGTTTTTCTTGATCGGACTTTTGATCTGGATCATCCGCGCGTACAAACCCGAACAAATCGAAGAGGCGTAA
- the nqrF gene encoding NADH:ubiquinone reductase (Na(+)-transporting) subunit F, which yields MATIFLGVLMFTAVVVALVVVILLAKKQLVASGPVKILINDQKEIEVPAGGKLLGALADAGIFVSSACGGGGTCAQCRVKVTEGGGEILATEKDHINKKEAAEGDRLSCQVAVKQDMLVEVPAEAFETKKWECTVRSNDNVATFIKEFVLELPEGEDVNFKAGGYIQIECPPHVVNYKDFEVQEEYHEDWDKYDIWRFVSKVDEPVIRAYSMANYPGEKGIIMLNVRIATPPPRNPELPPGKMSSYIFGLKPGDKATISGPYGEFFIKDTDAEMVYIGGGAGMAPLRSHIFELFKRRKTNRKVSYWYGGRSLRELFYIDHFREIEEEFPNFKFNIALSDPLPEDNWDGYQGFIHQVLLENYLSKHPAPEDIEYYICGPPMMNAAVFKMLDDLGVEPENIMYDDFGG from the coding sequence ATGGCCACCATCTTTCTTGGCGTCCTGATGTTCACCGCGGTGGTGGTGGCACTCGTGGTCGTCATTTTGCTCGCCAAAAAGCAACTTGTTGCTTCCGGCCCGGTCAAAATTCTGATCAACGATCAGAAAGAGATCGAAGTACCAGCCGGCGGTAAACTTCTCGGCGCACTCGCCGACGCTGGGATCTTTGTTTCCAGTGCCTGCGGTGGCGGTGGAACCTGTGCGCAGTGCCGCGTGAAAGTCACCGAAGGCGGTGGTGAGATCTTGGCAACTGAAAAAGATCACATCAACAAGAAGGAAGCTGCCGAGGGTGATCGTCTTTCGTGTCAGGTCGCCGTCAAGCAAGACATGCTTGTCGAAGTCCCGGCCGAAGCGTTCGAAACCAAGAAGTGGGAATGCACCGTTCGCAGCAACGATAACGTCGCGACCTTCATTAAAGAGTTCGTCCTCGAACTGCCAGAAGGCGAAGACGTTAACTTTAAGGCCGGTGGTTACATTCAGATCGAATGCCCTCCTCACGTCGTCAACTACAAAGATTTTGAGGTCCAAGAGGAATACCACGAGGACTGGGATAAGTACGACATTTGGCGGTTTGTTTCGAAGGTCGATGAGCCAGTCATTCGCGCTTATTCGATGGCAAACTATCCGGGCGAAAAAGGCATCATCATGCTAAACGTCCGGATCGCCACCCCGCCGCCTCGGAATCCCGAGTTGCCGCCCGGTAAAATGAGTAGCTACATCTTCGGGCTTAAACCCGGTGACAAGGCGACCATCAGCGGTCCGTACGGTGAGTTCTTTATCAAAGACACCGATGCTGAAATGGTATACATCGGTGGTGGTGCGGGGATGGCTCCTTTGCGAAGCCATATCTTCGAACTGTTCAAACGCCGTAAGACGAACCGTAAAGTCAGCTACTGGTACGGTGGTCGAAGTCTTCGTGAATTGTTCTACATCGATCACTTCCGTGAAATCGAAGAAGAGTTCCCGAACTTCAAGTTCAATATCGCGTTGTCCGATCCGTTGCCAGAAGACAACTGGGACGGATACCAAGGGTTCATCCACCAAGTACTACTGGAAAACTACCTGAGCAAGCACCCGGCTCCGGAAGACATCGAGTACTACATCTGCGGCCCCCCGATGATGAACGCCGCCGTCTTTAAGATGTTGGACGACTTGGGTGTCGAGCCGGAAAACATCATGTACGATGACTTCGGCGGATAG